In the genome of Gemmatimonadaceae bacterium, one region contains:
- a CDS encoding heterodisulfide reductase-related iron-sulfur binding cluster, whose amino-acid sequence MPDQAPTRPGATIAAPAPAARPLPCDGTPLAAAVPGIMTCVHCGFCLQACPTYLALGDENDSPRGRILLARSLAEGTLPLDDPDVRTHLDRCLGCRGCETACPSGVPYGHILEAARATLNAIEPPPPIARFVLAVFARPRLLAAALAGARALRLTGIAALLARLPGRAGFAFAMLAASTPPLPSRAYSPPPTPERGTVALLEGCVMRGLFAHVNRATARVLETNGYRIVSAPAQRCCGALHAHAGDLAGARTLARRNIAAFEQTGAAYIAVNASGCGLMIKEYGHLLAGDGEWSARAAAVAARARDVSELLAAAGPAPGAALPRRVAYDAPCHSLHGQHLAREPLAVLAAVPGLEVLPLPNADQCCGSAGIYSLVQPQLAQDVLAPKLAEIAHTNASLVATGNPGCIMHIGAGLMRAGIPARTVHPVELLDTSYAAAHGAAAADR is encoded by the coding sequence ATGCCTGATCAGGCCCCCACCCGACCGGGTGCGACCATCGCGGCACCCGCGCCCGCCGCCCGGCCGCTTCCCTGCGACGGCACGCCCCTCGCCGCCGCCGTCCCCGGCATCATGACCTGCGTCCACTGCGGCTTCTGCCTGCAGGCCTGTCCCACGTACCTGGCGTTAGGCGACGAAAACGACTCCCCGCGCGGCCGCATCCTGCTCGCGCGCTCGCTCGCCGAAGGCACCCTGCCGCTCGACGACCCCGACGTCCGCACCCACCTCGACCGCTGCCTCGGTTGTCGCGGCTGCGAAACCGCATGCCCATCCGGCGTGCCCTACGGTCACATCCTCGAGGCCGCGCGCGCGACGCTCAACGCCATCGAGCCGCCGCCTCCCATCGCCCGCTTCGTGCTCGCCGTCTTCGCCCGGCCGCGCCTGCTCGCCGCCGCGCTCGCCGGCGCCCGTGCGCTCCGCCTAACGGGAATCGCCGCGCTCCTCGCGCGCCTCCCCGGCCGCGCCGGTTTCGCCTTCGCCATGCTCGCCGCCAGCACGCCGCCGCTCCCAAGCCGAGCGTACAGCCCGCCACCCACGCCCGAACGTGGCACGGTCGCACTCCTCGAAGGCTGCGTCATGCGCGGCCTCTTCGCGCACGTGAACCGCGCCACCGCGCGCGTGCTCGAGACCAACGGATACCGCATCGTCTCCGCTCCCGCGCAGCGATGCTGCGGCGCGCTCCACGCGCACGCCGGCGACCTCGCCGGCGCGCGCACCCTCGCCCGCCGCAACATCGCCGCCTTCGAGCAGACCGGCGCTGCATACATCGCCGTCAACGCATCGGGATGCGGCCTGATGATCAAAGAGTACGGTCACCTGCTCGCCGGAGACGGCGAATGGTCCGCCCGTGCCGCCGCCGTTGCCGCCCGCGCTCGCGACGTGAGCGAGCTGCTCGCTGCCGCGGGCCCCGCACCGGGCGCCGCGCTGCCGCGACGCGTCGCCTACGATGCACCGTGTCATTCGCTCCACGGACAACACCTTGCCCGCGAACCGCTCGCCGTGCTCGCCGCGGTGCCTGGCCTCGAGGTCTTACCGCTCCCCAATGCCGACCAATGCTGCGGCAGCGCCGGCATTTACAGTCTCGTGCAACCGCAGCTCGCGCAGGACGTGCTCGCGCCCAAGCTCGCGGAAATCGCACACACTAACGCGTCACTCGTCGCAACCGGCAACCCTGGCTGTATCATGCACATCGGCGCCGGGTTGATGCGCGCGGGTATCCCGGCGCGCACCGTCCACCCCGTCGAGCTCCTCGACACATCCTACGCCGCCGCCCATGGCGCGGCGGCGGCGGACCGTTAG
- a CDS encoding serine/threonine-protein kinase, with amino-acid sequence MHSDEHILEYAGSFRLVRKIAQGGMATVYEAEHLGPAGFAKRIALKVIHPHYAKEKTWLQLFIDEAKLSANLVHGNIVQIYQLGEVEGQYYISMEYIKGPTLRNMIERHRELDRLIPVHVAAYVTSRVCRALDFAHTFAGPDGRRLDIVHRDVSPNNIMSTWDGHIKLADFGIAKAKTSADPMDESPMLMMGKKHYMSPEQILGLDVDGRSDVFAIGVVLYELLTLEPLFYEDATDLLIDEVTWRPLPNIREKVPAVPKAIEEALMAALDRDPAHRPTAATFGKALDRWCEAQSVVATPDRLQEHLAALFPTTYQPSAAGGEITRFSNFKRGLRRNGEHQRGWFGRLLHGMRV; translated from the coding sequence ATGCACTCTGACGAGCACATACTGGAATACGCCGGCTCCTTCCGCCTCGTACGCAAGATCGCGCAGGGCGGCATGGCTACCGTCTACGAGGCCGAGCATTTAGGCCCCGCCGGCTTTGCCAAGCGCATCGCACTCAAGGTCATCCATCCGCACTACGCCAAGGAAAAAACCTGGCTCCAGCTGTTCATCGACGAGGCGAAGCTCTCGGCGAACCTCGTCCACGGCAACATCGTCCAGATCTACCAGCTCGGCGAAGTCGAAGGGCAGTACTACATCTCGATGGAATACATCAAGGGTCCGACGCTGCGCAACATGATCGAGCGCCACCGCGAGCTCGACCGACTCATCCCCGTGCACGTCGCTGCCTACGTCACGAGCCGCGTCTGCCGCGCGCTCGACTTCGCCCACACGTTCGCCGGACCGGACGGCCGCCGCCTCGACATCGTGCACCGCGATGTCTCGCCTAACAACATCATGTCCACCTGGGATGGCCACATCAAACTGGCTGACTTCGGCATCGCGAAAGCCAAGACGTCCGCGGATCCGATGGACGAATCGCCGATGCTCATGATGGGCAAGAAGCACTACATGAGCCCCGAGCAGATCCTCGGACTCGATGTCGACGGCCGAAGCGATGTCTTTGCGATCGGCGTCGTGCTCTACGAGCTGCTCACGCTCGAGCCGCTGTTCTACGAAGATGCCACGGACTTGTTGATCGACGAAGTGACGTGGCGTCCGCTGCCCAACATTCGCGAGAAAGTGCCCGCCGTTCCGAAAGCCATCGAAGAAGCATTGATGGCAGCACTCGATCGCGACCCGGCGCACCGACCGACTGCGGCTACGTTCGGCAAAGCGCTCGACCGCTGGTGCGAGGCGCAGTCGGTCGTCGCCACGCCCGATCGGTTGCAAGAACATCTCGCCGCGCTGTTTCCCACCACGTATCAGCCGAGCGCCGCCGGCGGCGAAATCACGCGCTTCTCCAATTTCAAGCGCGGCTTGCGCCGCAACGGCGAGCACCAGCGCGGCTGGTTCGGCCGACTGCTCCACGGCATGCGCGTCTGA
- a CDS encoding RNA polymerase sigma factor RpoD/SigA: MEHVAESRSKGFFRSSPSTAFDQYLQDIQKLPLITEPEEERRLARRAQKGDEHAAERLVTANLRFVISYVKKYQGHGLDLSELVAIGNEGLLKAVKKFDPDQGVKFISYAVWWVRQAVLKALAEQTRSVRIPLNQNSQLIKLARAETVLAQVLKRDPTDDEISRLIEETPETVRAARQMSATEVSLDAPIDRSDREAATLGERFVGVDGIEIEDTTDFKLMREFIDRAFRKYLTPRERKILYLYYGLEEGSEAMTLEKIGALMGVTRERIRQIRERAFEKLRESPDGAALAGFWNAA, translated from the coding sequence ATGGAGCATGTGGCCGAGAGCAGGTCCAAAGGGTTCTTCCGCTCTTCTCCCTCCACCGCATTCGATCAGTATCTACAGGACATCCAGAAGCTACCCCTCATAACCGAACCCGAAGAAGAACGACGCCTCGCACGACGCGCTCAAAAAGGTGATGAGCACGCCGCCGAACGCCTCGTGACCGCCAACCTTCGATTCGTCATTTCGTACGTCAAGAAATACCAGGGGCACGGTCTGGATCTCAGCGAGCTGGTGGCGATCGGCAACGAAGGGCTGCTCAAAGCCGTCAAGAAGTTCGACCCGGACCAGGGCGTGAAATTCATTTCGTACGCCGTCTGGTGGGTCCGACAAGCCGTCCTCAAAGCCCTCGCCGAGCAAACCCGCTCCGTCCGCATTCCCCTCAATCAAAACTCGCAGCTCATCAAGCTCGCTCGCGCCGAAACGGTGCTCGCGCAGGTCCTCAAGCGCGACCCCACCGACGACGAGATCAGCCGTTTGATCGAGGAGACGCCCGAGACGGTCCGCGCCGCGCGACAGATGTCGGCCACGGAAGTGTCGCTCGATGCGCCCATCGACCGCAGCGACCGCGAGGCAGCAACGTTAGGCGAACGCTTCGTCGGCGTGGACGGCATCGAGATCGAAGACACCACCGACTTCAAGTTGATGCGCGAGTTCATCGACCGCGCGTTCCGCAAATACCTCACGCCGCGCGAGCGGAAGATTCTCTATCTCTACTACGGCCTCGAGGAAGGCTCCGAAGCCATGACGCTCGAGAAGATCGGCGCGCTCATGGGAGTCACCCGGGAGCGCATCCGCCAGATCCGCGAGCGCGCGTTCGAAAAGCTCCGCGAATCGCCCGATGGCGCCGCGCTCGCGGGATTTTGGAACGCCGCCTGA
- the aroB gene encoding 3-dehydroquinate synthase yields the protein MVAPRERAAAALRLLDCEILVEPGLLGNVGAIAARAAPAHRYVIIADDTVAGHYGARVVDSFHGPSPLLLRVPPGEAHKTRATWASLTDEMLDAGCGRDTTVVALGGGVVGDLAGFVAATFMRGIPVVQVPTTLLAMIDASLGGKTGVDAPAGKNLVGAFHQPSAVIADPQALATLPLEQRRAGAAEAIKHGVITDAAYFDRVAAALPALLHDPAGDAMHELIIGSITIKAGVVLGDERERGMRKILNFGHTLGHAIETASDYRLLHGEAIAIGMVLEAALAEMIGIASAGTAPRIRDVVARAGLPTAPPPALSPERLLALTRTDKKARGGAVEYALPLTIGTMAGAETQWGVRVRDDDVLAVLRTASH from the coding sequence GTGGTAGCACCGCGCGAGCGCGCTGCCGCCGCGCTCCGCCTCCTCGACTGCGAGATCCTCGTCGAGCCCGGTCTGTTAGGCAACGTCGGCGCCATCGCCGCCCGGGCGGCGCCGGCGCACCGGTACGTGATCATCGCCGACGATACCGTCGCCGGACACTACGGCGCGCGCGTCGTCGACTCGTTCCACGGTCCGTCGCCCCTGCTGCTGCGCGTCCCGCCGGGCGAAGCGCACAAGACACGCGCCACCTGGGCCAGTCTCACCGACGAGATGCTCGACGCCGGCTGCGGCCGCGACACCACCGTCGTCGCGCTCGGCGGCGGCGTCGTCGGCGATCTCGCGGGATTCGTCGCCGCCACGTTCATGCGCGGCATCCCCGTCGTGCAGGTGCCGACGACGCTGCTCGCGATGATCGACGCATCGTTAGGCGGCAAGACCGGCGTCGACGCGCCCGCCGGGAAAAACCTCGTCGGCGCCTTCCATCAACCGTCCGCCGTCATCGCCGACCCGCAGGCCCTCGCAACGCTGCCCTTGGAGCAGCGGCGCGCCGGCGCCGCCGAAGCCATCAAGCACGGCGTCATCACCGACGCCGCGTACTTCGACCGCGTCGCCGCCGCGCTCCCCGCGCTGCTCCACGACCCCGCCGGCGACGCGATGCACGAGCTCATCATCGGCAGCATCACCATCAAGGCCGGCGTTGTGTTAGGCGACGAGCGCGAGCGCGGCATGCGCAAGATCCTCAACTTCGGCCACACCCTCGGCCACGCGATCGAGACCGCGAGCGACTATCGCCTGCTCCACGGCGAAGCAATCGCCATCGGCATGGTGCTCGAGGCCGCACTCGCCGAAATGATCGGGATCGCCTCCGCCGGGACCGCGCCGCGCATCCGCGACGTCGTGGCGCGCGCAGGGCTCCCGACCGCACCCCCGCCCGCCCTGTCGCCGGAACGTCTCCTCGCGCTCACTCGTACGGATAAGAAAGCGCGAGGCGGCGCCGTCGAATACGCGCTCCCCCTCACCATCGGCACCATGGCCGGCGCCGAGACGCAGTGGGGCGTGCGCGTCCGCGACGACGACGTGCTCGCTGTCCTCCGCACCGCATCGCACTGA
- a CDS encoding cob(I)yrinic acid a,c-diamide adenosyltransferase, producing the protein MRIYTRTGDKGDTGLFGGGRVSKDDPRVQAYGEVDELNAVIGLARSIEMMPRIDEVLAPIQRDLFSLGALLATPHPEKVREQLEKARIDDARIATLERAIDDGEAELAPLTAFILPGGTPKSAALHVARTVCRRAERRVISLGHDVALPPIVLVYLNRLSDLLFVLARVANRRAGAAEVTW; encoded by the coding sequence ATGCGGATCTACACGCGCACAGGTGACAAAGGCGACACCGGATTGTTCGGCGGCGGACGCGTCTCGAAGGATGATCCTCGCGTCCAGGCCTACGGTGAGGTCGACGAGCTCAACGCCGTCATCGGCCTCGCGCGGTCCATCGAGATGATGCCGCGCATCGATGAAGTGCTCGCGCCGATTCAACGCGACCTGTTCAGCCTGGGCGCGCTCCTCGCGACGCCGCACCCGGAGAAAGTCCGCGAGCAGCTCGAGAAAGCACGCATCGACGACGCTCGCATTGCGACGCTCGAGCGCGCGATCGACGACGGCGAAGCCGAGCTCGCGCCGCTCACCGCGTTCATTCTTCCCGGCGGAACACCCAAGTCCGCCGCGCTGCACGTGGCGCGCACCGTGTGCCGGCGCGCCGAACGGCGCGTGATCTCGCTCGGCCACGACGTGGCGCTTCCGCCCATCGTGCTCGTGTATCTCAATCGCCTCTCCGACCTCCTGTTCGTCCTTGCCCGCGTCGCCAACCGGCGCGCCGGGGCCGCGGAGGTGACGTGGTAG
- a CDS encoding FAD-linked oxidase C-terminal domain-containing protein, with amino-acid sequence MTRAELTDALRAIVGPRGVLSRASELLPFSADGLPTYRLPPSLAVLPSTRQQVIDVVRLLAREQVAFVPRGAGTGLSAGALAQHDAVIIGLNRLTRIISVDPVNRLAVVEPGAVNVSLTRAAAPHGLHYAPDPSSQSACTIGGNVAENSGGPHCLKYGVTLNHVVAVTVLLPNGDITTLGSAEGETPGYDLLGAFVGSEGCFGIALDVTVRLVPDPQAVRTMLADFMSIEAGARATSAVIASGILPAAIEMMDGPTIRAVEDSIYAAGYPADAEAVLLIELDGLEAGIDDEVHRVKAMCTDAGARTVRIARDEAERARLWQGRKKAFGAMGRVAPALVVQDAVIPRTRLPDVLRTVHEIAARWNIRVCNVFHAGDGNLHPNIAFDPNDADATDRVHHAMREIMRACVDAGGTITGEHGVGLDKLEYMPLIFSPASLDAQCRLRTVFDPERRANPGKVVPVHACREWLAAPAARGRV; translated from the coding sequence ATGACGCGCGCCGAGCTCACCGACGCGCTCCGCGCCATCGTCGGGCCGCGCGGCGTGCTCTCCCGCGCGTCCGAGTTGCTCCCGTTCAGCGCCGACGGCCTGCCGACGTATCGTTTGCCGCCGTCGCTGGCCGTTCTCCCGTCGACCCGGCAGCAGGTCATCGATGTCGTGCGATTGCTCGCGCGCGAGCAGGTCGCGTTCGTGCCGCGCGGCGCGGGCACCGGCCTCTCCGCGGGAGCGCTCGCCCAGCACGATGCGGTGATCATTGGCCTCAATCGCCTCACACGCATCATCTCGGTCGACCCGGTCAATCGTCTCGCCGTAGTCGAGCCCGGCGCCGTCAACGTGTCGCTCACGCGCGCCGCCGCGCCGCACGGCCTGCACTACGCGCCGGACCCGTCCAGCCAGTCGGCGTGCACGATCGGCGGCAACGTCGCCGAGAACTCCGGCGGTCCGCACTGCCTCAAATACGGCGTCACGCTGAACCACGTCGTCGCCGTCACCGTGCTGCTGCCCAACGGCGACATCACCACGTTAGGCAGCGCCGAGGGCGAGACGCCCGGCTACGACCTCCTCGGCGCGTTCGTCGGCTCGGAGGGATGCTTCGGCATCGCGCTCGATGTCACCGTGCGCCTCGTGCCTGACCCGCAAGCCGTACGCACCATGCTCGCTGACTTCATGTCGATCGAAGCGGGCGCCCGCGCGACCTCCGCCGTGATCGCCAGCGGCATTCTTCCCGCCGCCATTGAAATGATGGACGGCCCGACGATTCGCGCCGTCGAAGACTCCATTTACGCCGCCGGCTATCCCGCCGACGCCGAAGCCGTGCTGCTCATCGAGCTCGATGGTCTCGAGGCAGGCATCGATGATGAAGTCCACCGCGTGAAAGCAATGTGTACGGACGCCGGCGCGCGCACCGTACGCATTGCACGCGACGAGGCCGAACGCGCGCGTCTCTGGCAGGGCCGCAAGAAAGCCTTCGGCGCAATGGGACGCGTCGCACCGGCGCTCGTCGTGCAGGACGCGGTCATTCCGCGCACGCGACTGCCCGATGTGCTGCGCACCGTCCACGAGATCGCCGCGCGATGGAATATCCGGGTGTGCAACGTCTTTCACGCCGGCGACGGCAACCTTCACCCGAACATCGCATTCGATCCGAACGACGCCGACGCGACGGACCGCGTCCACCACGCAATGCGCGAGATCATGCGCGCCTGCGTCGACGCCGGCGGTACGATCACCGGCGAACACGGCGTTGGACTCGACAAGCTCGAGTACATGCCGCTCATCTTCTCGCCCGCATCACTGGACGCGCAGTGTCGTCTGCGCACGGTGTTCGATCCCGAGCGGCGCGCGAACCCGGGCAAGGTCGTGCCCGTGCACGCGTGTCGCGAATGGCTGGCGGCGCCGGCGGCCCGCGGGCGCGTATGA
- a CDS encoding FAD-binding oxidoreductase, producing MAGGAGGPRARMTPAAQAVRAQTTQDVAAAVTEAAARATPLRIVGRGHWLDAGPPARSATPLALDALAGIVAYTPGDLTLTARAGTTLADVAAVAGEHGQWLALDPFGTEDGTIGATIATASAGPLAHAFGTPRDAALGLEVVTGDGAVVRTGGRVVKNVAGFDLTRLFTGSWGTLGVITEVTVRLRARPEHDETWLAPLADDRAVDAACRAARTAALAPIALELLDGPLASALGLGARAVLLVRLAGAAAAMRAQRDALRTLGAAAPAPDDIWHRLRTVEPPGSTVLRLSHLPDRIGETWRAASMPDAWRHATPSRGIVRVILPPAADAEAIARAAAGRCTLIAERAPAPLWTGELAPMPNEELAARVRAAFDPAGILNAGLAAPDA from the coding sequence ATGGCTGGCGGCGCCGGCGGCCCGCGGGCGCGTATGACGCCGGCTGCCCAGGCCGTGCGTGCGCAGACGACGCAGGACGTCGCGGCTGCCGTCACGGAGGCCGCCGCGCGCGCGACGCCGCTCCGCATCGTTGGGCGCGGACACTGGCTCGATGCCGGCCCCCCGGCTCGCTCCGCGACGCCGCTTGCGTTAGACGCGCTCGCCGGCATCGTCGCCTACACGCCGGGCGACCTCACGCTCACCGCGCGCGCCGGAACGACGCTGGCCGACGTCGCGGCCGTCGCCGGCGAGCACGGCCAGTGGTTGGCCCTCGATCCCTTCGGCACGGAGGACGGCACCATCGGCGCCACGATCGCCACCGCCTCCGCGGGCCCGCTCGCCCACGCCTTCGGCACGCCGCGCGACGCTGCGTTAGGCCTGGAGGTCGTCACCGGCGACGGCGCGGTCGTGCGCACCGGCGGCCGCGTCGTGAAGAACGTGGCCGGCTTCGACCTCACCCGCCTCTTTACCGGCTCGTGGGGCACCCTCGGCGTGATCACCGAGGTCACCGTGAGGCTCAGGGCGCGGCCGGAGCACGACGAGACCTGGCTGGCGCCGCTCGCCGACGATCGCGCCGTCGACGCCGCCTGTCGGGCGGCGCGCACCGCGGCGCTGGCGCCGATCGCGCTCGAGCTCCTGGACGGCCCGTTGGCCTCCGCGCTTGGGTTAGGCGCACGAGCAGTCCTGCTCGTGCGCCTCGCCGGCGCGGCGGCGGCGATGCGCGCGCAGCGCGACGCGCTGCGCACGCTCGGCGCCGCCGCCCCGGCGCCGGACGACATCTGGCACCGCCTCCGCACCGTCGAACCGCCCGGCAGCACCGTGCTCCGCCTCTCGCACCTCCCCGACCGCATCGGCGAAACCTGGCGCGCCGCCTCGATGCCAGATGCCTGGCGCCACGCCACGCCCTCGCGCGGCATCGTGCGTGTCATCCTGCCGCCCGCCGCCGATGCCGAAGCCATCGCCCGTGCCGCCGCCGGCCGCTGCACGCTGATCGCCGAGCGCGCGCCCGCACCGCTGTGGACCGGCGAACTCGCGCCGATGCCTAACGAAGAGCTCGCGGCCCGCGTCCGCGCCGCGTTCGACCCCGCGGGAATTCTCAATGCCGGCCTCGCCGCCCCCGATGCCTGA
- a CDS encoding glycine cleavage T C-terminal barrel domain-containing protein, with the protein MTAGSIVTGTFPSVGDVGGHSVVMHYGHIAGEYAALRTSAMLVDRSARGRVRIAGDKAPELVTGLVTNDVIALQPGHGQYAAALNPKGKIVADVRIFRFDEHLLIDTPPRAHAGWLALVRKYVNPRLAPYRDESSGIRDLGVFGLQSRRIVSEITGLTGDVLASLGPYAHARALLDAETSVDVARVPDLELEGYEVFVPQSAYAGLWQRALVAGAIPAGLLAWEIARVEAGRPEWGLDIDESTIPQEANLDELHAISYTKGCYVGQEVVARVHFRGHVNRHLRGIRCGHHEPPPEHAALLDEAGKQVGDVRTSALSPRLGAIALAMVRREVAPGATLRVQSPPPASPDPHAEVQAELFALPFPLD; encoded by the coding sequence ATGACCGCAGGATCCATCGTCACAGGGACGTTCCCTTCCGTCGGCGACGTCGGCGGCCACTCCGTAGTCATGCACTACGGACACATCGCCGGCGAATATGCCGCTCTCCGCACATCGGCCATGCTCGTCGACCGGAGTGCGCGCGGACGCGTGCGCATCGCGGGCGACAAAGCGCCGGAGCTCGTCACCGGGCTCGTGACGAACGATGTCATCGCGCTGCAGCCCGGCCACGGACAGTACGCGGCCGCGCTCAACCCGAAAGGCAAAATCGTCGCCGACGTCCGGATCTTCCGCTTCGATGAGCACCTGCTCATCGATACGCCGCCTCGCGCGCATGCCGGCTGGTTGGCGCTCGTGCGCAAGTACGTCAATCCGCGCCTCGCGCCCTACCGCGACGAATCGAGCGGGATCCGCGACCTCGGCGTGTTCGGCCTGCAATCGCGGCGCATCGTCTCGGAAATCACCGGCCTAACGGGAGACGTCCTCGCGTCGCTCGGGCCGTACGCGCACGCGCGAGCGCTCCTCGACGCCGAGACGTCCGTCGACGTCGCGCGCGTGCCGGACCTCGAGCTCGAAGGCTACGAGGTGTTCGTGCCGCAAAGCGCGTACGCCGGACTCTGGCAGCGCGCCCTGGTCGCCGGCGCTATCCCCGCGGGATTGCTCGCATGGGAAATCGCGCGCGTCGAGGCCGGACGCCCCGAATGGGGCCTCGACATCGACGAATCCACGATTCCGCAGGAAGCAAACCTCGACGAGCTCCACGCCATCTCGTACACCAAGGGATGCTACGTTGGGCAGGAAGTCGTCGCCCGCGTACACTTTCGCGGCCACGTCAACCGGCACTTGCGCGGCATTCGATGTGGACACCACGAGCCGCCGCCCGAACACGCCGCGCTGCTCGACGAGGCGGGCAAACAAGTGGGCGATGTGCGCACCAGCGCCCTGTCGCCGCGGCTCGGCGCCATTGCGTTAGCAATGGTGCGCCGCGAAGTCGCTCCGGGCGCCACGCTGCGAGTGCAGTCGCCGCCGCCCGCGTCTCCAGACCCGCACGCCGAAGTGCAGGCCGAATTGTTCGCGCTGCCGTTCCCGCTCGATTGA